The DNA segment TCCGCGCCTCCGAGACGGGGGAGGGCGGGCCGGGGACGGCGGAAGGGCCGCCCCGGTGGGACGGCCCTTCTGCGATCAGTGCCCGGGGTTCAGTGCCCGGGGATCAGCGCTTCACGGTGAAGGCGAGGGTGATCGCCTTGCCCGACTGCGCGCCGGTGACCGTGACGCTGTAGTCCCCGGGGGTGGTGGGGGCCTTGGCAGTGGCGGTCAGCGCGCCGTCGTTGAGGTCGCGCGTCGCCGTGCGCTCGGTGAAGAGCGGCGCGGAGCCGATGAGCTGCGTGTCGCCCCGGAAGCCCTCCGCCGTCAGGGTGATCCGGGCTCCGGGGGCGAAGGTGCTGCCCGAGAGCTCGGCGGTGGCGCCGAAGCTCAGGTTCCGGATGTCGCGGTCCAGGCCGAGCGCGTTCGAGATGGTGAAGAACGTGTCGGTCTGGTCGGTGAGGCCGGCGACGTTGGCCGCGCCGGGTCCGTAGGCCGCGATGCGCAGCTGCGTGCCGGTGTGCTGCTGCGAGCCGCCCTCGGCGGCCGTGCCGTAGGACACCTTCATCGTGCTGCCGTCGACGGTCTTCAGCGCGGTGCTGAGCGAGGTCGGCGGGGTGGAGTCGACGATCTGGCTCGAGTGCGCGTGGTCGGCGGTGACGATGACGAGGGTGTTCCCGTCCGCCTCGGCGAACGTGAGCGCGGCCTGGACGGCCTCGTCGAGGTCGACGGTCTCGCCGATCTGGCCGCAGGCGTTCGCGGCGTGGTCCTGCTTGTCGATGCTGGCGCCTTCGACCTGGAGGAAGAAGCCCTCGTCGCCGGTGTCGAGCAGGTCGATCGCCTTCTCGGTCATCGCGCGCAGGGTGGGCTGCTCGGCGGGACGCGAGGGATTCGCGACGCAGGTCTGCGGCGCGGCGTCGGCGCCGCCGACGGTCGCGGGGGTCGGCGCGTAGCGCACGGGCAGGTTGCCGGAGTTGAACAGGCCGAGCACCGGCGCGTCCTGGTCGGCGACGGTCAGCGCGTCGAGCTGGTCCGCGGTGGCGGCCGTCGTCGCGTCGCCGAGCACCTGGTAGCCGCGCTCGTCGGCCTGCCGGAACAGGGTCTGCCCGGCCCAGTCGCCCGCCTTCGCGGTCTGCGCGAACGTGGCGGAGCCGCCGCCGAGGGTGAGGTCGGCGCGGGTGTCGAGGATCTGCTCGCTGATCGAGCCGAGTCCGCCGTTCTCGAGCGCGTCGTTCCCGCAGCTGGCGCTGTCGGGTCCGTAGCAGCTGCGCGCGTCGACGTGCGCGGCCTGCACGGCCGGGGTGGCGTCCTGGATCTCGGCGGTGGTGACGTTGCCGGTCTTCAGGCCGTTCGCCTTCGCGATCTCGAGGAGGGTGTCCTTGCGCTCCTGGTCGATGTCGACCGAGATCGCGTTGTCGTAGGTCTTGGTGCCGGTGGCCCAGGCGCTGCCGGTGGCGGCGGAGTCGGGCACGTAGTCCGGGGCGCCCTTGACGGCGCCGGTCGCGGGGTCGTCGGCGCGGTAGAGCGAGTACGTCGTGTACTGGCCGGTGATCGGCAGGGCGTCGATGCCGGGGAAGCGGCCGGCGGCGCCGTAGGCGTAGTTGCGGGCGACCGTGATCTCGGAGTCGCCCATGCCGTCGCCGATGAGGAGGATGACGTTCTTCGCGTCCTGCTCCTTCACCGCCGCGCGCAGCGAGTCGGAGAGGTCGGCGTCGACGGGGGAGATGCGGGCGGCGCCACCGGTGGCGGCGAGGTCGGCGGCGCCGATGGCGGTGGCCGCGCCGGGGGCGGCCAGGGCGGCGGCGCCGACCAGGGCGACGGCCGTGAGGGCCAGTGCGGTGCGTCCGCGGTGCGCGGAGCGGGGCAGTCGTGTCACGTCGGGGACTCCTTGGGGTGAGGGCCCCTGAGAAGGGGCTCACCCAGCACACTCCTGATTCCCGCTCCCGTGGGTGAACGGAGATGCATAGCCGGGTGAACTTTCCGCGCGCCGGTCCCCGTGGCGACCGCGTGCGGTGACCCCGTGCGGGGGGCAACTCGGGCGGATCCGGCACCGGCCTGATCGGCGGGCGCTAGCGTGACGCCCGGTGTCCCCCGCACCGCCGAACCCGCCGAGAGGACCCCATGACCAGCCCCCGCCCCGTCTCGCGCCGCACCGCGACGACCGCCGCCCTGTGGAGCGCCCCGGTCCTCCTCGCCGCCTCCGCCGCCCCGCTCGCCGCGGCCTCCGGAGAGGTCGGCGCCGCGCTCGGCGTCTCCGGCGGCCTCTCGAACGGCGGCGGCGACCTCTACGCCGGCCAGTTCACCCCGGTGGTCTCGGCCTCGCAGGGCAGCGAGCCCGTGCGCGACATCGTCGCCCGGGTGACGTTCGACACGGGCGACAGCGATGTCGTGCTGTCCGACTTCGTCCTGGAGGAGGGCCCCTGGGTCGTCGTGGAGCCGCTCGGCTCCCGCACGCCGGGCGTCGTCGTCCTCGCCTGGTCGGACGCGACCGGCCTCCGCGACGGCGAGTCTCCGGTCCCGCCGCAGTTCAGCGTCCACGCGTCGGGCTACATCGTCAGCTGCCTCGTGGCACTGTCGAGCACCTCGGCCGCTCCGGCCAGCGACTACCTGATCATCGCGGTCGTCTGACCGGCGGCCCTCAGAGCGTGACCTGCGGCCCTCAGAGCGCCCGCGGCCGGTAGGTCTCGATCAGCGCGTCGAAGAGCCGGTCCATCCGCTCGTCGACCGTTCGGCGGGCCGGGTCCGCGTCGTACCACTCGACGATCTCGCGCGCGCCGTCGCTGAAGCGGGTCGAGGGCGCGAACGCCGGCACCAGGCTCCGGATCTTCGCGTTGTCGAACACCATCGAGTGGGCCTTGTCGCCGACGATGCCCGCGCCCAGCTCCGGGTCGGCCGCGGCGATCGCGTCGGAGGTGATGTGCACGATCCGCGCCTCGGTGCCCGCGGCGGTCGCGAGGTCGTGGTGGATGCGGTCCCAGGTGGGCGTCTCGTCGCCGGTGATGTGGAACGCCTCGCCGATCGCCGCCGGCGCGCCGAGCAGCCCCACGAGGCCGACGGCGACGTCGCGGCTGTGCGTGATCGTCCAGAGCGAGGTGCCGTCGCCGGGCACGACCACC comes from the Rathayibacter festucae DSM 15932 genome and includes:
- the phoA gene encoding alkaline phosphatase, with translation MTRLPRSAHRGRTALALTAVALVGAAALAAPGAATAIGAADLAATGGAARISPVDADLSDSLRAAVKEQDAKNVILLIGDGMGDSEITVARNYAYGAAGRFPGIDALPITGQYTTYSLYRADDPATGAVKGAPDYVPDSAATGSAWATGTKTYDNAISVDIDQERKDTLLEIAKANGLKTGNVTTAEIQDATPAVQAAHVDARSCYGPDSASCGNDALENGGLGSISEQILDTRADLTLGGGSATFAQTAKAGDWAGQTLFRQADERGYQVLGDATTAATADQLDALTVADQDAPVLGLFNSGNLPVRYAPTPATVGGADAAPQTCVANPSRPAEQPTLRAMTEKAIDLLDTGDEGFFLQVEGASIDKQDHAANACGQIGETVDLDEAVQAALTFAEADGNTLVIVTADHAHSSQIVDSTPPTSLSTALKTVDGSTMKVSYGTAAEGGSQQHTGTQLRIAAYGPGAANVAGLTDQTDTFFTISNALGLDRDIRNLSFGATAELSGSTFAPGARITLTAEGFRGDTQLIGSAPLFTERTATRDLNDGALTATAKAPTTPGDYSVTVTGAQSGKAITLAFTVKR